Proteins encoded together in one Microcebus murinus isolate Inina chromosome 16, M.murinus_Inina_mat1.0, whole genome shotgun sequence window:
- the ZNF8 gene encoding LOW QUALITY PROTEIN: zinc finger protein 8 (The sequence of the model RefSeq protein was modified relative to this genomic sequence to represent the inferred CDS: deleted 2 bases in 1 codon): protein MDPEEEAAAVVMATGPPEVRLQEPVTFRDVAVDFTQEEWGQLDPTQRTLYRDVMLETFGHLLSIGPELPKPEVISQLEQGAQLWVAERETTQGHCPVWEPRREGQASPKEQVLLEEEPAHVMEREGFLRDTPCPSMLGENWESEGQDQALRKDQNNWEQLEFGLKEAPIQDEGCETLRLGENCVLSSNPNLFPEISRKDYFCTYDSQVTNSKHNSSLVDQQTTSPGKQLCENSDCLKASSQADPVIELARNQVQDKPYKCTDCGKSFNHNAHLTVHKRIHTGERPYMCKECGKAFSQNSSLVQHERIHTGDKPYKCAECGKSFCHSTHLTVHRRIHTGEKPYECQDCGRAFNQNSSLGRHKRTHTGEKPYTCSVCGKSFSRTTCLFLHLRTHTEERPYECNHCGKGFRHSSSLAQHQRKHAGEKPFECRQRLIFEQTPALMKHEWAEALGCDPPLNQDERTHQSDRPFKCNQCGKCFIQSSHLIRHQITHTREEEPRGRNRQREQSFARSSPWSTHLVRHQHLNSRENSAGGAKARQSENRALALFDIHEIMQEKNPMHVIGVEEPSVGASMLFDVREST from the exons ATGGACCCCGAAGAAGAAGCGGCAGCAGTGGTGATGGCCACGGGGCCGCCGGAGGTCCGGCTTcag GAGCCAGTGACTTTCCGGGATGTGGCTGTGGACTTCACCCAGGAGGAGTGGGGGCAGCTGGACCCTACCCAGAGGACCCTCTACCGTGACGTGATGCTAGAAACCTTTGGGCATCTGCTCTCCATAG GTCCTGAACTTCCCAAACCTGAAGTCATCTCCCAGCTGGAACAAGGAGCTCAGCTGtgggtggcagagagagaaacTACCCAGGGCCATTGTCCAG tcTGGGAGCCTAGACGAGAAGGCCAAGCATCACCCAAGGAGCAGGTACTTTTGGAAGAGGAGCCAGCCCATGTGATGGAAAGGGAGGGATTCCTTAGAGATACTCCTTGTCCTTCCATGTTAGGGGAAAACTGGGAGTCTGAAGGCCAGGACCAGGCACTCAGGAAGGACCAGAATAACTGGGAGCAGTTGGAATTTGGCCTCAAGGAAGCACCAATTCAAGATGAAGGCTGTGAAACTCTCAGACTTGGGGAAAACTGTGTCCTGAGTTCAAACCCAAATCTATTCCCAGAGATTTCTAGGAAAGACTATTTCTGTACTTATGACTCACAGGTTACAAACTCGAAACATAATTCAAGCTTAGTCGATCAGCAAACAACGTCCCCAGGAAAACAGCTGTGTGAAAACAGTGACTGCCTCAAAGCTTCCAGTCAGGCTGATCCAGTTATAGAACTTGCAAGAAACCAGGTGCAGgacaaaccctacaaatgtacTGACTGTGGGAAGTCATTTAACCATAATGCACACCTCACAGTGCACAAGAGGATTCATACAGGAGAGAGACCTTATATGTgcaaagaatgtgggaaagccttcagccAGAACTCCTCCCTTGTTCAACATGAGCGAATCCACACAGGAGACAAGCCATATAAATGTGCTGAATGTGGGAAATCTTTCTGCCATAGTACACACCTTACTGTGCACCGGAGGATTCACACAGGGGAGAAACCCTACGAGTGTCAGGACTGTGGGAGGGCCTTCAACCAGAATTCATCCCTGGGTCGGCACAAGAGGacacatactggagagaagccgtACACCTGCAGTGTGTGTGGGAAATCCTTCTCTCGGACCACTTGCCTTTTCCTGCACCTGAGAACTCACACTGAGGAGAGGCCCTATGAGTGTAACCACTGTGGGAAGGGCTTCAGGCACAGCTCATCCCTGGCCCAGCATCAGCGAAAACATGCTGGGGAGAAGCCCTTTGAGTGCCGCCAAAGGCTGATCTTTGAGCAGACACCAGCTTTGATGAAGCATGAGTGGGCGGAAGCCCTTGGCTGCGACCCACCTTTGAATCAAGATGAGAGGACTCACCAGAGCGACAGGCCCTTTAAATGTAATCAGTGTGGGAAGTGTTTCATTCAGAGCTCTCACCTCATCCGACACCAGATAACTCACACCAGAGAGGAGGAGCCCCGTGGGCGTAACCGACAGCGTGAACAATCCTTTGCCCGGAGCTCA CCTTGGAGCACACACCTTGTCCGGCATCAGCACTTGAATTCGAGGGAGAACTCtgcaggtggggcaaaggcaagaCAGTCAGAAAACAGGGCTCTGGCCTTGTTTGACATCCACGAAATCATGCAAGAGAAAAACCCCATGCATGTTATTGGGGTGGAAGAGCCTTCTGTGGGTGCTTCCATGTTATTTGACGTCAGAGAATCCACatag